A window of the Cicer arietinum cultivar CDC Frontier isolate Library 1 chromosome 6, Cicar.CDCFrontier_v2.0, whole genome shotgun sequence genome harbors these coding sequences:
- the LOC101490202 gene encoding uncharacterized protein, translating into MASKASVADQHMQVQENIHSQIKTFCTFMDEVLLPTKKTVNDDSFEFSQQTNISPQHSELISANGCAAVPKQRSISQAELSQKLKDGFGFKLDVKPSQISHKEAGQGLFLDGVVDVGAVLALYPGVIYSPAYHHYIPGYLDDQNPYLITRHDGTVIVAQPWGRGGDEKELWNGRKMVDNKTDMVVVEEGSQVDNSDDALERRNPLALAHFANHPPKGMLPNVMICPYDFPLIENNMRAYIPNILYGNAEVNMKKFGSFWFKSRVPRNSESHVPTLKTVVLVATRALQDEELLLNYRLSNTKRWPEWYALVDEEDIIEK; encoded by the exons ATGGCCAGTAAAGCCTCTGTTGCTGATCAACACATGCAAGTGCAAGAAAATATTCATTCTCAAATTAAAACATTTTGCACGTTTATGGATGAAGTTCTTCTTCCAACTAAAAAGACGGTGAATGACGACTCCTTTGAGTTCTCTCAACAAACAAACATTTCACCTCAACATAGTGAGCTTATTTCTGCCAATG GTTGTGCAGCTGTCCCTAAACAAAGATCAATAAGCCAAGCCGAACTTTCTCAGAAATTAAAGGATGGATTTGGCTTCAAGCTCGATGTTAAACCTTCCCAAATATCTCACAAGGAAGCCGGCCAAGGTCTATTTTTAGACGGTGTAGTAGATGTTGGTGCCGTGCTAGCCTTGTATCCTGGTGTAATCTATTCTCCAGCTTATCATCATTATATTCCTGGATATCTTGATGATCAGAACCCCTATTTGATTACAAGACATGATGGAACTGTCATCGTCGCCCAACCTTGGGGTCGTGGAGGTGATGAGAAAGAACTATGGAATGGTAGAAAAATGGTAGATAACAAGACTGATATGGTAGTAGTTGAGGAAGGGTCTCAAGTAGATAATAGTGACGACGCACTCGAGCGTAGAAATCCATTAGCCTTGGCACATTTTGCTAATCACCCTCCGAAAGGGATGCTTCCAAATGTCATGATTTGCCCTTATGACTTTCCATTGATTGAAAACAACATGAGAGCTTACATTCCTAATATATTATATGGAAATGCAGAagtaaatatgaagaaatttGGCAGTTTTTGGTTCAAATCTAGAGTTCCAAGAAATAGTGAATCACATGTTCCTACTCTGAAAACTGTTGTTTTGGTAGCAACTAGGGCTCTTCAAGATGAGGAACTTCTCCTGAACTACAGGTTGAGCAACACGAAGCGGTGGCCTGAATGGTATGCTCTAGTGGACGAAGAAGATATCATAGAAAAGTGA
- the LOC101490744 gene encoding cytochrome c biogenesis protein CCS1, chloroplastic yields MMSLSPMKMKCYSNQCLPKTHFLKFNPFPYPYTNYAANRLHTLSFTINCNLKNKGGNDLSRKILLSEASPPPLTIDNDDTVNLPASPKNKKAPFGVAKILSKKVLQILSNLPLAIAEMFAIAFLMALGTFIDQGQTPEFYFQNYPEDHPVLGFFTWRWIFFLGFDHMFSSPIFLGMLALLGASLMACTYTTQIPLIKVSRRWSFMHSAEVIRKQEFSESLPRASIQDVGTILMGAGYEVFLKGPTLYAFRGLAGRLAPVGVHIALLLIMVGGTLSAAGSFRGSVTVPQGLNFVVGDVLGPTGFLSSPTDAFNTEIHVNRFSMDYYDSGEVSQFHTDLSLLNMDGKEVMRKTISVNDPLRYDGITIYQTDWSISALQILKDNEGPYNLAMAPLKINGDKKLYGTFLPVGDINSPDVKGISMLARDLQSIVLYDKEGKFSGVRRPNSKLPINIDGSEIVIVDAIGSSGLDLKIDPGVPVVYAGFGALMLTTCISYLSHSQIWALQDGTTVVIGGKTNRAKLEFPDEMNRLLDNIPEIVESSL; encoded by the exons ATGATGTCTTTGAGTCCCATGAAGATGAAGTGCTACTCAAATCAATGTCTTCCCAAAACCCATTTTCTCAAATTCAACCCATTCCCATATCCTTACACTAACTATGCTGCAAACAGACTTCATACCCTCTCATTCACCATCAACTGCAACCTCAAAAACAAGGGTGGAAATGACTTGTCCCGGAAGATTCTCTTATCAGAAGCTTCCCCTCCACCACTCACAATTGATAATGATGACACTGTGAATCTTCCAGCTAGCCCAAAGAACAAGAAAGCCCCTTTTGGGGTTGCCAAGATTTTGAGTAAAAAGGTTTTGCAGATTCTCTCTAATTTGCCCTTGGCTATTGCTGAGATGTTCGCCATTGCTTTTTTAATGGCTTTGG GCACTTTTATTGATCAAGGTCAGACTCCGGAGTTTTATTTCCAGAACTACCCTGAAGATCATCCTGTGTTGGGATTTTTTACTTGGAGATGGATTTTCTTCCTTGGTTTTGATCACATGTTTTCATCCCCTATATTTCTTGGAATGTTGGCTCTTCTTGGTGCATCCCTTATGGCCTGCACTTACACAACACAGATTCCACTCATCAAGGTTTCAAGAAG ATGGTCGTTTATGCACTCGGCCGAGGTTATTCGTAAGCAGGAATTTTCAGAATCATTGCCAAGAGCATCAATACAAGATGTTGGTACTATATTAATGGGAGCTGGATATGAG GTATTCTTGAAAGGACCAACTTTGTATGCTTTTCGTGGACTTGCCGGTCGGCTAGCCCCTGTTGGAGTTCATATAGCACTGCTGTTGATAATGGTTGGAGGAACTTTAAGTGCTGCAGGGAGCTTTAGAGGTTCAGTTACTGTGCCACAGGGGCTGAATTTTGTTGTAGGAGATGTTCTAGGCCCTACTGGCTTTCTTTCCTCTCCAACTGATGCTTTTAATACAGAGATTCATGTCAACAGATTCTCTATGGATTATTATGATAGTGGAGAG GTTTCACAGTTCCACACCGATCTTTCCCTCTTAAACATGGATGGAAAAGAAGTAATGAGGAAAACAATTAGTGTAAATGATCCTTTAAGATATGATGGTATCACCATATACCAGACGGATTGGAGTATTTCAGCTCTGCAAATTCTGAAGGACAACGAAGGACCTTATAACTTGGCTATGGCACCTCTAAAAATCAACGGTGATAAGAAACTTTATGGTACTTTTCTACCTGTTGGAGATATTAACTCTCCTGATGTTAAGGGAAT ATCGATGCTTGCTCGCGACCTGCAGTCAATTGTACTTTATGATAAGGAAGGGAAATTTTCCGGAGTTAGAAGACCTAATTCAAAGCTACCAATCAACATTGATGGCTCAGAAATTGTCATTGTTGATGCAATAGGGAGTAGTGGCTTGGACTTGAAG ATTGACCCTGGTGTGCCAGTTGTATATGCTGGATTTGGTGCTCTAATGCTCACTACTTGCATCAGCTATTTATCTCATTCACAG ATATGGGCCTTACAAGATGGGACAACAGTGGTTATTGGAGGGAAGACTAACAGAGCAAAGTTGGAGTTTCCAGATGAGATGAATCGGTTGCTAGATAATATCCCTGAAATAGTTGAATCATCTCTATAA
- the LOC101491071 gene encoding uncharacterized protein, translating into MDIDFKEYHLRCELHAHEDDVRGITVCGNGDIATSSRDKTVRLWSQDNRKFLCSKVLVGHSSFVGPLTWIPPNPDLPQGGVASGGMDTLVLVWDLNTGDKVHTLKGHQLQVTGITFDDGDLVSSSIDSTLRRWRNGQCVETWEAHKAPIQAVIKLPTGEIVTGSSDTTLKTWKGKTCLHTFEGHADTVRGLAVMSGLGILSASHDGSLRLWAVSGQVLMEMVGHTAIVYSVDSHASGLIVSGSEDRFAKIWKDGVCVQSIEHPGCVWDAKFMENGDIVTACSDGVVRIWTVNQDYFADQLELDLYTSQLSQYKSSRKRVGGLKLEELPGLDALKIPGASDGQTKVVREGDNGVAYAWNMAEQKWDKIGEVVDGPEESNRPLFDGVQYDYVFDVDIGDGMPIRKLPYNRSENPYDVADKWLLSESLPLSFREQIVQFILQNTGQKDITFDASFRDPYTGSNAYVPGQHSRTSDISAKPTFKHIPKKGMLVFDTAQFDGILKKIVEFNNALVSDQENQKLSLTEVDVSRLDAVVKTLKDTSHYHSSKFADSEIALLLNMLSSWPITMIFPVIDIIRMVVLHPDGAIVLQKHFESEKDILMEVIKKVSLNPTIPANLLTSIRAVTNLFKNSCYYNWLQKHRSEILDAFSSCSSSTNKNVQLSYSTLILNYAVLLIESKDQEGQSQVLSAALEIVEDENVGFDSKYRALVAVGSLMLEGLVKKIALDFDVLSIAKAVKGSKDSKIAEVGSDIELVSKQS; encoded by the exons ATGGATATTGATTTCAAAGAATATCACTTACGCTGTGAACTTCATGCCCACGAAGACGAC GTTCGTGGAATAACCGTCTGCGGCAACGGCGACATAGCCACGTCATCCAGGGATAAAACGGTTAGGTTATGGTCTCAGGACAATCGCAAATTCCTCTGTTCCAAAGTTCTTGTTGGACACTCCAGCTTTGTGGGTCCCTTAACATGGATTCCTCCGAACCCCGATTTGCCACAAGGTGGAGTCGCGTCTGGCGGCATGGACACTCTCGTCTTGGTTTGGGACTTGAACACCGGTGACAAAGTTCATACCCTTAAAGGTCATCAATTGCAAGTCACTGGCATTACATTCGATGATGGGGATCTTGTTTCCTCTTCTATTGATTC TACTTTGAGACGGTGGAGGAATGGGCAATGTGTAGAGACATGGGAGGCTCACAAGGCACCGATTCAAGCAGTTATAAAGCTACCCACAGGAGAGATTGTTACCG GCTCAAGTGACACTACTTTAAAGACTTGGAAGGGAAAAACTTGTTTACATACTTTTGAAGGACATGCAG ATACAGTTCGTGGCTTGGCTGTGATGTCTGGTCTTGGGATCCTATCTGCATCCCATGATGG TTCTCTCAGATTATGGGCAGTAAGCGGTCAAGTGTTAATGGAGATGGTTGGCCATACTGCAATTGTTTACTCAGTTGATTCACATGCATCAGGACTTATTGTCAGTGGTAGCGAAGACCGTTTTGCAAAAATATGGAAAG ATGGAGTTTGTGTTCAGAGCATAGAGCATCCTGGTTGTGTTTGGGATGCAAAATTTATGGAAAATGGGGATATTGTGACAGCATGTTCCGATGGAGTTGTACGCATTTGGACTGTAAATCAGGATTATTTTGCTGACCAGCTAGAGCTTGATTTATACACCTCGCAACTTTCTCAATACAAGTCTAGTAG AAAGAGGGTTGGGGGATTAAAATTGGAGGAGTTACCAGGCTTGGATGCACTGAAGATCCCAG GAGCTTCTGATGGCCAGACAAAAGTAGTCAGAGAGGGAGATAATGGGGTGGCATATGCATGGAACATGGCAGAACAGAAGTGggataaa ATTGGTGAAGTTGTTGATGGACCAGAGGAATCAAATCGCCCACTTTTCGATGGTGTTCAGTATGATTATG TGTTTGATGTGGATATTGGAGATGGTATGCCTATCCGAAAGTTGCCATACAACCGATCAG AAAATCCATATGATGTTGCTGATAAATGGCTACTCAGTGAGAGTCTTCCTCTTTCATTTCGTGAGCAAATCGTACAGTTCATACTTCAAAATACTGGACAAAAGGATATTACTTTTGATGCTTCATTCCGTGATCCGTACACCGGCt CCAATGCTTACGTACCTGGTCAACATTCACGCACATCAG ATATCTCTGCAAAGCCTACTTTCAAGCATATTCCTAAG AAAGGGATGCTTGTTTTTGATACAGCTCAGTTTGATGGGATCCTTAAAAAGATTGTCGAGTTCAATAATGCCTTAGTATCCGACCAG GAAAATCAGAAGTTGTCTTTGACTGAGGTAGATGTTTCCAGACTTGATGCCGTTGTGAAAACACTGAAAGATACTTCACATTATCATTCCAGTAAATTTGCAGACTCTGAAATAGCCTTGCTACTGAATATGCTATCTTCATGGCCAATCACAATGATATTTCCAG TCATTGATATTATAAGGATGGTAGTTCTTCACCCAGATGGGGCTATTGTACTTCAGAAGCATTTTGAATCTGAAAAAG ACATTTTAATGGAAGTGATTAAGAAGGTCAGCTTAAACCCGACAATTCCTGCAAATCTGTTGACCAGCATTCGTGCTGTCACTAATCTCTTTAAGAATTCATGCTACTACAATTGGTTACAGAAACATCGCAGTGAG ATTCTTGATGCTTTCTCAAGTTGTAGTTCATCTACGAACAAAAATGTGCAGTTGTCCTACTCTACCTTGATACTGAA TTATGCAGTTCTATTGATTGAATCTAAGGATCAAGAAGGTCAATCTCAAGTTCTATCAGCAGCACTTGAG ATTGTCGAGGATGAAAACGTAGGATTTGATTCCAAATATCGTGCTTTAGTCGCTGTTGGATCACTG ATGCTTGAGGGTCTTGTCAAAAAAATAGCACTCGACTTTGATGTTTTGAGCATAGCAAAAGCAGTCAAGGGTTCTAAGGACTCCAAGATTGCTGAAGTTGGATCTGACATCGAGCTAGTATCAAAGCAGAGCTGA
- the LOC101491386 gene encoding probable 1-acyl-sn-glycerol-3-phosphate acyltransferase 5: MAVLTPVSSKFGAKYRALAPFRVLRGLVCLLVLVSTAFIILVFFGFIGAVIMRLFSIRYSRKITSFFFGAWLTLWPFLFEKINKTKVVFSGAIVPSRERILLIANHRTEVDWMYLWNLALRKGCLGYIKYILKSSLMRLPIFGWAFHIMEFIPVERKWEADESNMRQMLSTFKDPRDPLWLAIFPEGTDFTEQKCLRSQKYAAEHGLPILKNVLLPKTKGFCTCLQELRGSLNAVYDVTIGYKYRCPSFLDNVFGVDPSEVHIHICHFPIDSIPTSEDEICMWLLDRFRFKDQLLFNFQNQGQFPDQATKSDLPAVKSILNCMTVIILTGICMYCIFSCVWFRLYVFVVCAYLVPATYFNIRPQPILGFFKM; this comes from the exons ATGGCGGTTCTTACACCTGTAAGTTCAAAATTTGGAGCGAAGTATCGTGCTCTAGCTCCTTTTAGAGTTCTAAGGGGTTTGGTGTGCCTACTGGTTCTGGTTTCAACAGCGTTTATAATATTGGTGTTCTTTGGCTTTATCGGTGCTGTTATAATGCGACTTTTTAGCATCCGTTACAGCAGGAAAATAACATCTTTTTTCTTTGGTGCTTGGCTAACTTTGTGGccatttttatttgaaaagatAAACAAGACTAAAGTTGTGTTCTCTGGAGCTATCGTTCCTTCGAGAGAACGGATCTTACTCATTGCAAATCACCGAACTGAAGTCGACTGGATGTATTTATGGAACCTTGCATTGCGGAAGGGATGCCTTGGATACATTAAATATATACTTAAGAGTAGTTTGATGAGACTTCCAATTTTCGGTTGGGCATTTCACATAATGGAGTTCATCCCTGTGGAAAGGAAGTGGGAAGCTGATGAGTCAAATATGCGTCAAATGCTTTCTACATTCAAGGATCCTCGAGATCCTCTCTGGCTTGCTATTTTCCCGGAAGGCACCGATTTTAC CGAGCAAAAGTGCCTTCGAAGTCAAAAATATGCTGCTGAACACGGGTTACCGATTCTGAAAAATGTTTTACTTCCAAAAACCAAAGGCTTTTGTACCTGTTTGCAAGAGTTGAGGGGCTCTCTAAATGCAG TTTATGATGTTACCATTGGCTACAAATACCGCTGCCCGTCTTTCTTGGACAACGTCTTTGGAGTGGATCCTTCCGAAGTTCATATCCATATCTGCCACTTTCCCATTGATTCTATCCCGACATCTGAAGATGAAATTTGCATGTGGTTGCTGGATAGATTCCGGTTTAAGGACCAAttacttttcaattttcaaaaccAAGGCCAGTTTCCCGATCAAGCAACAAAGAGTGACCTCCCTGCTGTGAAGAGCATTTTGAATTGTATGACAGTTATTATATTGACAGGTATATGCATGTACTGCATTTTTTCCTGTGTCTGGTTTAGACTTTATGTGTTTGTAGTTTGTGCTTATTTGGTTCCGGCCACGTATTTCAACATTCGGCCGCAACCCATTCTTGGATTTTTTAAGATGTGA